The region TGAGGCGCGTGTGCGGGAGTTTCGGCCAGACACCGTGGGAAGGCGCGCGAGCGACAGCTCGTGAACGCGCGTGCCCGGCGTCCGGCCTCTGTCCTCGAGACAGCGGCTGCTGCGTCACACGTAGCGTCAAGAGAACACACTGCTGCTACACTGTAATATTTACACCGATGGCATGCCTGTTTCAGTCTCGCGTTGTTCCTCACTCACTAAAACAATTGTGACAAcaaccgaaaaaaaaaatgcatttttaaaggcGAAAACCAACTGGTCTTTAAATACTTCCTTTTTTCCGCGCACGTCCGCGGCTCGGCTCTTACTTAGGACTCGAGATTCTGTTAGAATTAAGTCGAGTTTATCTTTGCAAGTATCAAAACTGCTAAATAGAGCTTCACGGAATTAAACCTTTGTTTTTATACAATGCAATCGCGgttctgttgtttgttttaacaCCAAAGTTTGTTAAACTTACAGTAGACTAGTATGACAGCAAATGTGGCAAACGCACGGTCTTCTATTTAAGAACAAGTTTTGCGCTGGTTCAGCATTAACTGTGGCTTTGAACAATCCTGAGATGCAGAGACCACCGAAAATGTGCCAACTTTTCGCCAATTATTGGTGtttgaggagggggggggggggctaagataaaaagtaaaagagcGCAAAATATGCATGTTTGGTGTGTGACGATGCTGCATGTTCTCGCAGGGCTCGAGAAGCTGCAGGACTGGTAACAGTATCCCGAGATGCTCTGATTTCCCTGCGTGTCCAGTCACGGCCTTCCCTTTCAATGAGTCGCTTTATTGTGCCCCTGGACTGGGATTTGAGTCTTTTATTAGCTTCTCTATGGAAACCCAGATCGTGGGGACAAAAATGTGAGTCTGAATAATGAGCATCAGCACAAGAAACGGCTCGAGAGCAGCATCTGTTACACTTGGAAACTTAGACTATGGAGAGAAGGAGAGCTGCAAACCCCCCACCTTTTTTTCCACCAGCTCCCTCatactggacacacacacacacacacacacacacacacacacacacacacacacacacacacacagcatcagtgCCTCACATGGACTTCACAGACCACACTACTGCCGAAACAGTCATTTTTTCAAACGCATACAGTTAAGCGCGCGGGAAGAAACCGAGTGAATTATGGACATCTCAGCATCTCAAATTATGACTCATTTTCCCGGAATAACTACATTTAAAcgtaatctctctctctccttccatcCCAGCAGCACTGAAGCAAAAGAATGGATGTGAGTCCAAAATTAAGATCTAAAAAAATCGACTTACATGATGGAATTTTTTACTTCATAGTCTATGTCGGCTTAGATgagaaaaaagctaaattcGGTTAAAAATGGAACAGAAGGTCGATTGTGCCGATTTTGTCTCCAAGCGaaatttcatttacaaatttcattaaacgttttgctgttaaaaacacacacacacacacacaccagcagctACGCGTGAGGTTTTTGCGAGCAGACTAAACCACTAAGCGCATCAACACTGGTGGCGTTTCCACTTTTACACAGATGCACGTGCAGTAAGAGTGGGCCGAAGTGTGTAATATGAGGTGTGAAAGTGCTCCGACTGGGGGTCCCCCTCCTGCCCCAGCGCACAGCCCACTCACCTGCGCTCCTCCCGAGGATCCGGAGGTCCCGCCACGTCCTGCAGCTCCGTCCGTGTTCTTCACAGGAAAAGCCCACTCTTTAATGACTTTCCTGCGGCGCCTGGCCTTCTTTTATTTCTgctaaatgtatgaaaatgtatgcaaatttaAATCAAGCTTAACCTGGGAAGCTCTTCCAATATATTCGATGGAATTTCAAACCAATAAGAGAGGACTCTAATGGCAAATATAGTTGTGCGGATGCGTAAATTTATAGTAAGTGCGCAGAGAGGACATTTTTCAagaattgtgaaaaaaaaaaaacaatttcaaatactttttttttttttcaaaaaaagttgcGCGCAAAGCGAATAAACCAGTTCGTACATGAATTAACGCTTTTGTTTTGATGGATATTTGGCTGAAATATTTGTTCATAAccatattaaaatacaattatttgttACTTAATCTTGACACTGTAACAATCTTATCTCTGTGCCTAGACAGGAGAGAATCTACTTTAAATTGACATTTGCTAacccttttaaataaatgtacagtacaggaaTCGTATAGTTTTGTACTTTCTTTTGTTATTAGAAATGTGCTAGACTTTCTTTGAAAaagatttaattattttcaaaaataaaatatttcctgaaaataaaaactacgATTACACCATGTTTCTCTGATAAGAATGAATcctataaaatacattatttatatacgTATAGTATGTTTACAGCTATGCAAGATATAGATATACAATTTTTAGATgtacatttctttaattttgtgtgtgtgtgtgtgtgttcacaggaTCAAAAAAGCTAAAGATGCTTTATACCTTTCAGCATTTCTAGGACTTCAGATGATAACAAACAGTGGCACGATGCAACTGATGTATTTTTAGAACAAGAGTGCAGCAGTAAGCAGCCCAACAGCAAGTTAAGAAATAGTTAATGAAATGCGAAAGAGAGGGTCGGTATATTAGACAATGGCAACGCGAGGAGCCCGCAGTCACTTCCTGTTTTGAGCGAGTTCAATTCTCCGAGTTAAACGAGCTCTGCGGGGAAGGGACCGCCCCTCGCCGCGCTATTGGCCGCGAGCTTAGTCCGCGACTTGGAACTCCACCGCGATTGGCTGAGCGCGCCGTCACTTCGCAGCCGGCCGCTCATTTGGCTCCCTAGGCTGATAGATGTCAAAGGCTGAGGCTGTTCTCTTTGCCACATTATAACTAGTAGGGGATCTACACCAAGCATGGCCACTGCCGCCTCGAATCCCTACAGCATTATCAGCTCGAGCTCTATGGTGCACGCAGACTCGGCGGTCATGCAAGGGAGCCCTTTCAGGAATCACCAGAAACTTCTCCAGAGCGAATACTTACAAGGAGTCCCCAGCAATGGACACCCCCTCGGTCACCAGTGGGTGACCAGCTTATCCGAGGGGAGCCAGTGGTCAGCGGCGTCTCTGGCGGCCAGTCCTCTGGAGCAGCAGGATGTAAAACCGGGGCGCGAGGACCTGCAGCTCGGGGCGATCATCCACCACAGGTCGCCGCACGTCGCGCACCACTCGCCGCACGCGAGCCACCCGGGCGCGTGGGGAGCGGCCGTGTCGCACAACACGTCGGCGAGCGGCGGCGCGCAGCCCGTCAACATCTACACGCAGGCGGGCTTCACGGTGAACGGCATGCTGGAGCACGGGGCCATGACGCCCCCCGCGAACTCGGCGCAGAGCGGGGGCTTGCACGCGGGGCTGCGGGACACGCCGGAGCACGCGGACGTGCACGCGCcgccacagcagcagcagcaggcgccgccgccgcaccaccaccagcatcagcaccagcagcagcagcagcagcagcagcagcagcaccaccaccaccaccaccactgccaCGATCACTCGGACGAGGAGACGCCCACGTCAGACGAGCTCGAGCAGTTCGCCAAGCAGTTCAAGCAGCGGCGCATCAAGCTGGGCTTCACGCAGGCGGACGTGGGGCTCGCGCTCGGCACGCTCTACGGCAACGTGTTCTCGCAGACCACCATCTGCAGGTTCGAGGCGCTGCAGCTCAGCTTCAAGAACATGTGCAAGCTGAAGCCGCTGCTGAACAAGTGGCTCGAGGAGGCCGACTCGTCCACGGGCAGCCCGAGCAGCATCGACAAGATCGCGGCgcagggcaggaagaggaagaagcgCACGTCCATCGAGGTGTCCGTCAAGGGCGTCCTGGAGACGCACTTCCTCAAGTGCCCGAAGCCGGCGGCGCAGGAGATCTCGTCGCTGGCCGACAGCCTGCAGCTCGAGAAGGAGGTGGTGCGCGTGTGGTTCTGCAACCGGCggcagaaggagaagaggatGACGCCGCCCGGGGGGGACCAGCCGCCGCAGCCGCACGAGCTGTTTGCGCACGGCGCGAGCGCGGACGCCTCCGCGTGCCACGACCTCTGACAGCGGGGCGGCTTTTAACTTATGGAtcttctttattaaaataaataaataaataaatgagcaaagaGACAAAtggggaatttttaaaaaaggaaaacaaacaaacaaacaaacagaaaaacccCGCTAAACCCCCACCGCCCTTTCTGGGTGGTGTCCCCGGTGACGCTTTCTCCAAGAACCTGGTTTAAAACGGGACGAGCAGAActttctgctttctgtttttttttttttttttttttcagctttatctCCAGATCTCTGGACAAATACAtggacattgtttttttttttttgtttaatttttaatgttttttttttttctaaattatgaTTTTACAAAAAGGATCCCGTTTATTACCAAAATTTAAATCTCGATTTTCTACAAATAagaaaatttctccagtgaaaagaatttaaatacaGAATTGTGCCTATAATAATAACCCAGCGCCTTGGTGATCTAACATATATGTATcttatatatcatatatatatataaatatatatcagGAGAATCagctatcatttttttttcgggggaaacacatttgttttgtgttttgtatcaGTTTGTGGGAGCGCTGCCTGGATATTTCATCTAACaaggtgttttactgtatttacaccACCTATATATATAGTCCATGTTTTCAAAGCCCGCGGAAAACGGAGAAGAACCGTTGTGTTTATATGTCATTTAGTTTAAttctagtttatttatttattgttgggGTCAAACTACACTCAACAATGGCTGCAGCATCACAGTAACGGTACTTTATGGTACCAGGTGgccattttaagtcactttatgAGACGCTTCTCCATCATCTTAGATTTATTTTAaggtatttctgtgtgtttcaaacCTGCGTGTATAGGATAAATCCGTTTTTAATCAGCTAAACTACAATGTTTGTTACGAGGCCTAAAATAATGAGGGGGGGAAATGCAGCACTGTGGTACGTCATGTAAAATGAAGTCGGGAATATTCTGAGGTGTTgcagaaaaaatgtgctgtactttATGGCTCCTAAACTCGAGACTGAATCTAGTCCCATACTCGACCACAATACTGTGTTATTAAATTATTGGCACTAAAAATGTAAGGGTGAGAAACCTGCCAAATACATCAAGGTTGTACTTCACTATTGTTGATGATATTATTGTACACGCTCAGCACCTGAAGTTTTATAATCTTCCAATCCTACAATTATtgatgtatttctttaatatttttccaatttgctatttgtacagttttgtataaaacttttttggagtttaatttaaacaaatacaggTTAGTTTATTCATGCGAGTAGTGATGTAAAATAAACGCTATTTTCATTACAGGTTCACGCGTTGCGCATTTTTATTGCACACTCACAGGTGACGCGCTTCTTTTGTTACTGAACACGTATAAGGAGTAAATCCGTGTTGTTTGCTCTAAACAAACACTTGAAACAGCTTCGGCTCTCGCTGTGTCCACGACGGGCTGCTCATTGTTACCCTGATATTATTTCATAAGCGCCTCAAATGTTGCGCACATGGATGGACGCGGAGAGGCTTCCATTCAACGTCGCATTTAAGTCGGGAAACGCAGTTGTTCGCATCCAGTTCTTTCCTGGCTCCtctttccttacatttacagttagaCCTCGAGACATCTCATATTGACAGGTTTTGGTAAAAGAGGGCAGGTCCCTGTGTATGTTGCACATGTTTTCTCTATACATAAGTAAGGCCCTTGTATTTGTTTAAACGTGTAAAATGCGCATGGTATTGTAGAATGAACACACTAAAATGccttcacattattattatttttattattattattattattattaataataataataataatacaaataataataataataataacaattattattattattattattattattattattattattattttatttattactattattattatttttattatctcatGTCCGGTTGTGCCAAAGCTGTTTGGTGCAGTTTATAAGATTCATTGATTTATAGCATTACATAACATGTTTACAAAGCGTTTATCGTACTGTttacaaattacaaattacaaaaaaaaaattgtttctattgaattgttttccattttcaaatttGAACCATATAGAAACAAAAAATAGACATGATTATTTAAGAAGACTTAACCACTGTCTGTCGTAATTCGTTAATGTACCATTTTagagcaataaataaattattattattattattatttttattattatacgaAAGGCGGAGGGTGGTACGGACACGcgtttcaacatttatttagagTGTGAATGACAATATTAATGACCTACTAGACTCATTAAAATTAAGTACTGAGGATACAGATGAGGAAAAAACGTGTTTACATGGATATATATATGTGTTGTTTCgttagaaaaaaaactttttttcaggcACATTCttagatttttgaaaatgttactttttaattttgtccTAACAGCACAAATTCTGTAATAGccgaaattaaaaaaaaaaaagtttaattaaaggaaaacgAGGCAAAATTACCTTGCTTTTGTTTATGAGGATGGATTTGAGCCTAATATTCTTAATATTGATAGCACAGCTGCACGTACAGCTGAACTCTAATTCTGAAAGCAAACGagtgtaaaatgaaatttattggaaataaatatgtattactACAAAATAGtgagaaactgtaaaaaataatatagcCATGTGATATGATAGGGCCATATATTTCACTCCTACCGCCTGTTATTGTTTTGCTCTTTAAATTTGTCTTAATGTTATTAACCAACagtataacaacaacaactgaaTGTCTGAACAAGTTTCagaattactttttaaaaatgtaagtaaTTAAATTTATGGTGGAGGAAGGGGGGGCATGCAGGGagtgggtgggatgggggggggggtgcacagaGCCTCCTGCATTCAGCCCCTGCCTCCATAACTGAGCCCTGACTGGAATACTAATGCTGGTTAATGTATGTATGTCTCTCCCTGGCTTCCAAACTCACAGGTACAGGAAGAGCACCGGGGACCTGTGATGGAAGAGGCGCACAGTGGAGCTTTGCTGCACAAAAATTCTAATCAAGGTTCTtttacatctatctatctatctatctatctatctatctatctatctatatacactctcacacactctgcTTTACAATAAACCgaaaatttaaattgaaagtGCGCATGATTTCTCCCTGAATGCCTCAGTCTTGCTCTCAcactgtttgtatgtgtgtataagtgGACATGTGTGattctctgtttgtgtgtgtgtgtgtgtgtcttgattTCTGTGGTTTTCTTTCCATCCCCAGCAGCAGGAGACCGGACGGGCCGAAGAGAACACACGACGCTGGATAAAACGAAGTAAACGCCAAACACAGTTGTGTTCTGTACGGCACTCCGTTTCTGCATTCATGATAAAGGTGTATTTTTCGTATTAATGGTACAGTGACAGTCAGGTCCCATTCGTCCCCTTCTGGAAACAGTGCAGCGCTTCAGTGCACAGcattgtaacctgaaggttgtttgtTCAAATCTCTCCCCTGCCACTGCTGTAGTGTGCCTGCTCAAGGTGCTTACCTCAATTACCAGAGTAAGGAAAGCCTGCTGCACAAATGGCTCAGGTGCTGCAATTCACTCTGGATACATCATCTAAGAGATCAGTCGAAAGTAATATTTACGATGATTTAAAGAGGTAAACAGGTTTACAGTGCTCAGCAcccgcgtgtgtgtggggggggagaaaaaaagtcttaaaagcAGCAGCCGTCACCTTCACCGACTGCAGAGAAgaccttaatttatttattaattttcttctgtgATGACAAAGTTCATGATGAGCCCCTCTCTCTGCCACCTGAGgcagttttacatttctctTCTGTGTCTGAGGGCTGACATTTCAGGCCGAATGGCAGAGAGCAGCTGTGCGAAGGTCAAGGGGAAATCATTTCGGCGGGGTTGGTGCGGAAGTCAGCTTTCTCTCTTTCCTTGTGTCGCAGGTTATAGTCTGGGTTATGGGTTATGATTTGGAAATGatcatcaaaacattttaaaagcgggaaaaaaattctcatttaatGGAAATTGTTTCAGCTATTAATCATTATAATATTAGgaacagcagcagtagtagttCAGGTGGTGAATAATTGCAACTTATATTATCCTAGCAACAAAAATAacgtttttgattttttccatctttttctcATATCTTCAACCCTGGGACCTGTTGAAATTCTTGCTTATAAGCAAATTATTCCcacttcattttacattaattactcGAAACGATTTCCTTTCAATTCTGGATGTGTTAAT is a window of Scleropages formosus chromosome 14, fSclFor1.1, whole genome shotgun sequence DNA encoding:
- the LOC114912215 gene encoding POU domain, class 3, transcription factor 4-like, translated to MATAASNPYSIISSSSMVHADSAVMQGSPFRNHQKLLQSEYLQGVPSNGHPLGHQWVTSLSEGSQWSAASLAASPLEQQDVKPGREDLQLGAIIHHRSPHVAHHSPHASHPGAWGAAVSHNTSASGGAQPVNIYTQAGFTVNGMLEHGAMTPPANSAQSGGLHAGLRDTPEHADQHHHHHHHCHDHSDEETPTSDELEQFAKQFKQRRIKLGFTQADVGLALGTLYGNVFSQTTICRFEALQLSFKNMCKLKPLLNKWLEEADSSTGSPSSIDKIAAQGRKRKKRTSIEVSVKGVLETHFLKCPKPAAQEISSLADSLQLEKEVVRVWFCNRRQKEKRMTPPGGDQPPQPHELFAHGASADASACHDL